DNA from Gemmatimonas sp.:
GCGCGGGCCTTCGATGTACTTCTCGATGTACACGGCATCGTCACCGAACGCGTTCTGCGCTTCGCGCTTGGCTGACGCGAGCGCGTCGGCCAGTTCGGAAGCCGCGCGTACAATGCGCATGCCTTTGCCACCGCCACCAGCGGCGGCCTTGAGCAGTACCGGGAATCCGAACGTTTCGGCAATGGCGATGGCTTCGTCGGCGTCGCGCACGCTTTCCGTCGTGCCCGGCACGACCGGCACGCCGGCCGAGATCACCAGCTGACGCGCCGCGGTCTTCGATCCCATCGCGTCAATCGCTTCGGCCGGTGGTCCGATGAATACGAGGCCGGCGTCGCGCACCGCCCGCGCGAACCACGCCCGTTCGGAGAGGAAGCCGTACCCAGGATGAATCGCCTGCGCGCCGCTGCGAAGCGCAACCTCGATAAGTCGCTCGCCGACCAGATAGCTCTGACTCGACGGCGGCGGACCAACGAGCACGGCCTCATCGGCCTCGCGCACGTGCGGCGCGCGGGCATCGGCTTCGGAATACACCGCGACCGTCTGCACGCCGAGTTCCTGACAGGCGCGGATCACGCGCAGCGCAATCTCTCCGCGATTGGCCACCAGCACTTTGCTGAACATCGGCGGCCTCACAGGGGGAGGTTTCCGTGCTTCTTCGGCGGATTGCGATCGCGCTTGCCGCGCAGCGCATCAAGCGCGTCGATCAGCCGTGGACGCGTGTCGCGCGGATCGATGACATCGTCCACATAGCCGCGTGCCGCCGCGTTGTACGGGTTCGCGAACTTCTCCGTGTACTCGGCCACGCGCGCGTCCATCGCCGCCTGCGGATCACTCGCCTCGGCAATCTCCTTCTTGTAGAGAATTTCCACGGCGCCCTTGGGGCCCATCACGGCAATTTCCGCCGTGGGCCAGGCCACGTTGTAATCGCCGCGAATGTGCTTTGAACTCATGACGTCGTAGGCGCCACCATATGCCTTGCGCGTGATCACCGTGAGCTTGGGCACGGTCGCTTCGCAGTAGGCGTACAGCAACTTCGCGCCGTGCTTGATGATGCCACCGTGCTCCTGCGTTACACCAGGCAGGAACCCGGGAACGTCTTCGAACGTCACGAGCGGGATATTGAAACAGTCGCAGAAGCGGACGAAACGCGCCGCCTTCAGCGACGCGTTGATGTCGAGCACACCGGCCAGCACGGCCGGCTGGTTCGCCACGATCCCGACGCTGTAGCCGCCCAGATGCGCGAAGCCGATGAGGATGTTACCCGCGTAGTCCGGCTGCACTTCATAGAACTCGCCGTCGTCCACGATGCGCCCAATGACTTCGTGCATGTCGTACGGTTTGTTCGGATTGTCCGGGATCACGTCGAGCAGCGACTCTTCGCGTCGATCGCGAGGATCGCGTCCGGATCCACGTGGCGGATCGTCCACGTTATTCGACGGCACGAAGCGGAACAGCTCCCGAATCTGCTGCAGGCAAGCCAACTCCGAATCGCAGGCGAAATGCGCAACCCCGCTCGTCCCCGCGTGCGTGTCGGCGCCACCGAGTTGCTCCATCGTGACGTCTTCGTGCGTCACCGTCTTCACGACATTTGGTCCGGTCACGAACATGTAGCTCGTGCCGCGCACCATGTAGATGAAGTCGGTGATTGCCGGTGAATACACGGCACCGCCCGCACACGGTCCGAGGATGGCCGAGATCTGCGGCACCACGCCCGACGCCATGGTGTTGCGCAAGAAGATGTCGGCGTATCCGCCGAGCGACACGACACCCTCCTGAATGCGTGCGCCGCCCGAGTCGTTCAGACCGATGACCGGGGCGCCGTTTCGCACTGCGAGATCCATGATCTTGCAGATCTTCGCGGCGTGTGCTTCAGACAGCGAGCCGCCGAAGACCGTGAAATCCTGCGAAAAGACGTAGACGATCCGGCCTTCGATCCGCCCGTGACCGGCCACGACGCCGTCACCGTAAATCGGTGCCTCGCCGTCGGCGAGCGAACGGGACGTAACGAACCGGTCGATCTCGACGAAGGTTCCCTCGTCGAGCAGGACATCGAGACGCTCGCGGGCGGAGAGCTTACCCTTGGCGTGTTGAGCGGCGAGGCGAACGGCGCCGCCTCCCTGTTCGGAGGCATCGCGGGCGATGGCCAACCGCTCGAGCTTCTGGCGCATGGTCGAAGACTGTGACATGGCGCGGGAAGCTAGCGCGTAATCACAGAAAAACGAGGAGCCGATCCCCGATAGGGGACCGGCTCCTCGACCTTCCAGGGATGGACCGTTACGGCTTGTAGATGATCGGGAGCACAACCTTGGTCTTCACGGCTGCGCCATTCAATTTGCCAGGCTGAAAGTCGAGCCTGGCGACAACCTTCTTCGCGGCTTCACCCAGCGCGGTCTGCGTCGCGTCGACCACTTCGACGCTACCCGCTTCAACCTTGCCCTTGCTGTCAACGACGAACTGCAGTTCGACCATGCCGCCCACACCACGGCTCTTGAGATCGGCCGGATAGGACTCGGAGATCAAACGGGCCGCCTGCACCGCCGACGAGAGTTTCGGCGGATTGGTCAGCTCGGAGATGGGATACACCTTGTCGTCCTGGGCCGCGGCGGTACGAGCGAACGGACCGGCGAACAGGAGCGTCGCAATAGCAGGGATCAGGGAGCGGCGAAGGGTCAGCGACATGGAAGCGATTCTCGGGTGCGAGATGATGGGCATTCGTTATGCTATCGGCCCCGTCATCGGGGCGATGAGCCATTGCCTCGTCGCCACGCGTGGCGCGCGGCTCGAATCGGCACCCCCTTTCTATCGGTCCATGGTCCCGGACTCTGAAGCGTTCCTCACAAATTCTGCTAGTTCCGTCACACCCCCGGCCCTCGCGGCTCGGGCAGCCCATAGGCTAAGCTTTCGCATGCTGTTTCGTGACGCGGCGTGTGTGACGGGCTTCACCTTGCTGCCGTCCTTGAACACTATTCGTATTACGTGACGCACCGAGTCATCCAGTCGAGTTTGCTGGAACGCGGTTTGCACTGATGCGGTGCCATTGAAGCCTTCCCTTGCCGACGCTCCCACACCCGCCATGGCCGAATTCCTCGATCTTCACGACGATCCCTCTGTCCGCCGCGTGCTGTATCTCGGCGCCATCCTTCTGGTCGCCGTTCCGTTTCTCCAGGCGGGGTCGCAGCTGTGGCCGCTGCAGCTGAGTAACATTCAGTGGCGCTTCGGCGCAGCGAACGCCCTTTCGAGTGTGCTCCTGCTTCCTTATTTGGGCATGACGCTGCTGGTCCTCATGTCGCGTGCGCTCGACAGTCGGGCGTTGGCCCGCACGGTTGGCGTGACCGCGGCCGTGTTCACGCTCGGCCTGCTGGGCTCACTGGCGCTCTTCGCCCTTGACGCCCTGCAGCTCAAGAAGATCGTGAACTCGGCGATGATGAACACCTTCAATACGACCTCGGTGCGAGTGGGTCTGGTGACTACGCTGTTTCTGATCGCGTTTTCGCTGATGGCGCTTGCGTGCTTCAAGACGCCGCGGACCAGCAAGGCGGCACCCGCGAGAAAGGGCGAAAAGCAGGCGGAAGAAGGCGTCGGCTTGATCGTAGGCCGGTAACGACCGCGCGGGGGCTACCCGCCCCTGCTGCCCGGCAGATCGAATGAGAAGCCTCGGGTGCTCTGCACTCGGGGGCTTCATCGTTTTGCGGCTGTGACGGGCTGTGCGCGGCTTCAGCGGTCGATTTGAGCCGAGGCGTGCGTTGGACCTGTCACAACCTCGGCAATCGGCGAGCGATCACCCGATCCTCGACCGCGCGGATTTAGTCGTGGCGGGACTCGTGCGAGGCGCCTGAATCACAACTGCGACGTGGCTGGACCAATTATGAAGTGTTGTTCACCTGCCACACTCGCCCGCGACAAGTCTGGCGAGCTGATCTTCAAGATGGGGATGAATCGCGACTTCTCTCGAGAAAAGGCGGGATTCAAGCGGGTGGCGTGCTCTTCATCACTGGCATGAAGACTGCCTCATGTGAGGGGAGACGGAAATCCTCCCCTCACTCCCCGGCGCGCAGCGCAAGGTGACTATGAAAAAGATTTCGATGGCAGTCGGCGCAGCGATCGCGCTGGCGGGTGTTACGGCTCCGGCACAGGCGCAAATCACCGCGGTGAACGGCATCAACGCCTGTTTCTCCGGACAGACGGCCGGCAGCGTGGCCGGGTGTAATTCCAACTCGACGTCATGGACCATTCCCAACGACAAGTTCATGTTTGATCGCGCGCCCGACATTCAAGGACAGGGCACTTCAAGCCAAAAGGGAATCTCCTTTTCCGGAAACACGTCCAACGTGTTCAACCTCGGCTGGTTCCGCCTCGACAATGGATCGGACTGGACGACGACGGCAAATCAGACCGCGAAGCTTACCTTCGACCTTTACTTGAACAACAGCGCCAGTGTCGGCGTCTCGTACAACGCATTGACCGTGAATTGGCTGTATCAAGGGAATCAAGACGAGCGGTACAAGTTCACCGGAGCAGGTTGGTCAAGCGCCTTCACTGTCGGTGCTGAACAGTTCGAGTTCGCCGTCGTGGGTTACGATTGGCCGCACCCGGGTAGTTCGTCAGAGTATTGCTCGAGCTATGACGCGGTTCCGACTGCAGCGAGTGCAAACAGCAACTCCGGTTCCTACAAAGATGCGACCAGCGGTGCCATCGGCGGTAAGCTCTGTGGCCAGTTCCGTAGGGTCTCGTCCCCCAACATCCAGACCGTTCCCGAGCCGTCGACCTACGCCCTCATGGGCGCTGGCCTTCTCGGCATTTTCGGATTCGCACGTCGCCGCAACCGTAACGCGTAACACTACGAGCTGAGCGAAGTCGTGCACAGAAGCCCCGTCGCAAGGCGGGGCTTTCTGCATCCCGCCGCGTGGCAACGCCCGAATACACGAAGGCCCCGGCATCGCTGCCGGGGCCTTCGTCCTTCTGCTCACCGCGTGCGGTTTACAGTCCGATCTCGTCTTCGGAGCTATGCACCTTGCTCGGCTCGGCCGGCTTGGGCGGCTGCTCTTCCGGGACCGACGTCACTGCCAGCACGATACGGCGGTGGATGGGATCCACCTCCAACACGCGCATCACCAGGTTCATCGTTTCCCACGCGAAGTCGGCCGGGTTCGTGACCGTGCCTTCGGGGTTGAGCTGGCTCACCGGAACGAAGCCTTCGATGTCGTTGCCGAGATCGACGACTACGCCCTTGTCCATCAGGCGGACAACCTTGCCCGGAAGCTCGGTGCCGACCGGATACGTCTCACCGATGCGAAGCCACGGATCTTCCTCGGCCTGCTTGAGGCCGAGCGAGATGCGCTTGTTTTCGCTGTCGATGTTGAGGATCACCACGTCCACCGCGTCGCCCTTCTTCACGACTTCCGACGGATGCTGGACGCGCTTGGTCCAGGACATATCGGAGATGTGAATGAGGCCGTCGATGCCCGGCTCGATTTCGACGAACGCGCCGAACGAGGTCAGGTTGCGGACCTTGCCGTTGATACGCGTGCCGACCGGGTACTTGAGCGGCAGGATAACCCACGGATCCTGCTCGGTCTGCTTCATACCCAGCGAAATCTTCTCTTCGGTCTCGTCGACCTTGAGCACCACCGCCTCGATCGCTTCGCCGATCGACACGATCTTCGACGGGTGGCGAACGTTGCGCGTCCAGCTCATTTCAGAGATATGGACGAGGCCTTCAATGCCCGGCTCGAGCTCGATGAACGCGCCGTAGTTCGTGATCGACACGACCTTGCCGTTCACGCGCGTGCCGACCGGGTACTTGGCCGCCACGTCCTTCCACGGGTAACTCTGGAGCTGCTTGAGGCCGAGCGAGATGCGCTCGCGCTCCCAATCGATATCCAGGACCTTGATCTCGAGCTCCATGCCGATCTGGACCATCTCGCTCGGATGCGAGATACGGCCCCACGACATGTCCGTGATGTGCAACAGGCCGTCCACGCCACCGAGATCGATGAATGCACCGAAGTCCGTGATGTTCTTGACGACGCCCTTCCGCACCTGATCCTTCGAGAGCTCCTTCATGAGCTTCTCGCGCTTGCCGGCGCGTTCCTGCTCGAGGATCACACGACGCGACACCACGATGTTGCGGCGACGCTTGTTGAGCTTGATGATCTTGAACTCGTACTTGTGCCCGAGCAGCTCGTCGATGTTCGGCACGCGACGGAGCGCGATCTGCGAACCCGGAAGGAATGCATCGACGCCCATGAGGTCGACGACCACGCCACCCTTGATCTTCTTGACGAGCGTGCCTTCGACCGGCATGTCGCTCTCGTAGGCCACGCGGATGCGCTCCCACACGCGCATGAAGTCGGCCTTCTTCTTGGACAGGACGACAGATCCTTCCTGGTCCTCGAGGTGCTCGAGGAGCACTTCGACTTCGTCGCCGACCTTGAGGTCGGGCATGTCCTTGAACTCTTCGAGCGGGATCGTCCCTTCGGACTTGAAGCCGATATCCAGGACGACCAGGTTCTCGCGAATCTCAAGAACGTGCGCCTTGACGATCTCACCTTCTTCGATCGACGCCAGCGTGCCGTTGTACAGCTCCAACATCCGCTCGTATTCGTCGGACGTGAACTCGTCTTCTTCGTAGAGTTCCGGGCGACGGTTCGCGAGGGGGCGGAGCTGGCTCTTCTGCAAGTCGCGCTTTTCGCGCGGCGTGAGCTTATTGTGCGCCGGCTCCGCGTCGAGTTCGTCCATGTCCGCGTTGAGGGCGGCGTTCAGCTCGGCGGCGAGCTCAGGGCTCAGTTCAGTGCTCATACTTGTGGGTATCTCCGAATCGCGGAACTGCACTCGCCGCGCCGAGATGAGGGTGGAACGGATTAACAGCGGGAACCCAGAAACGTAGAGGGATCAAGCCCCGGCGGCAATGGGGTCCCCGTTCCGTCTCACGGCGACCGCGCGCTCAGTGCCCGCGCAGCCGGTCCCGGGTGGCCTTGGCGAGCGCCACAATTCGCTCTACCTGCTCTTCCTGCGTCACGGTCGTGGTGTCGATCGTGATGGCATCCCGCGCCGGGGCGCTCTGAGCCGCGTCGAGGGCGTCCCGGGCCACGAGCGCCTCGGTCTCCTCAGCGATCTCGGCGTCATTCGGTCGGCGGCCGAGCCGCTGAATGAGCCGGCGTCGCGCGCGCTCCCAAGGATCGGCGACCAGAAACACCTTGAGCGCCGCCGTCGGAAACACCGCCGTGCCGATATCCCGACCATCGACCACGACATCGGTGGCCGCGCCAGCCGCCCGAACCTGATCGTTGACCCAGTGTCGAACCGCCGCCATCTGCGCCACGCGTGACACCTGCCGGGTGACCGGCGCGTCACGCATGGCCTCGTCCTGCACGGTGCCGTCGACCACCGGCAGCACCGACCGTTCCGTCAGGCGCCAGGTAATCCGGTATGCCTGCGCCAGTACGGCCTCCGGCGTCCACTGGTCCGGGGCCACGCCGGTGCCGAGCGCCAAGAGCGTGACCGCACGGTAGAACGCCCCGGAATCGACGTGATGCACGTTCAGGAGCTGCGCGACCCACTGTGCCGTGGAGCTCTTGCCGCTGGCCGCCGGCCCGTCGATGGCGATGACCAACGGCCTCGGGCCGCCGGGGGGCGATGGCGCTTGGTCGGCGTTCGCGGTGGCCGGGCCAATCGCCTGCGCAAGATCACGCCAGAACGTCGGATACGATACCGACACACAACCGGGATCATCGATGGTGATGCGATTTCCTGGGATCGCGCCCAGAATTCCGAAGGCCATGGCCAGTCGGTGATCGCCATGCGTGACCACATGTCCGGACAATGACGCCTGCGACCCGACGATGCGCATGCCGTCGGGGAGCTCCTCGGCGTCCACGCCAAGTCGGCGCAAGTTCTCGACCACGGCGCGAATCCGATCACTTTCCTTCACGCGCAGTTCGCCGGCATCGGTGATGCGCGTTTCGCCCACGGCCCGCGCCGCGACACAGGCCAGCATCGGCAACTCGTCGATACACCGCGGAATTTCCGCACCGCCGATCGACGTCGCCCGCAGCAACGCCGGAAACACCACGAGCGTACCGATCGACTCGCCGCCGATCGTCCGCGCCTCCTCGGTGTCGATCCGCACGCCCATGCGCCGCAGCACGTCGAAGGCACCGGTGCGCGTCGGATTGAGGCACACATTCTCGAGGCGCAGCTCCCCTTCGTCGGCGAGTGCGGCCAGTGCGGCGAAAAACGTCGCCGACGACGGATCGGAGGGAACCACGACATCGACCGCCGTGAGTGTCTGCCCCGGTGGGAGCATTACACCGTCGTCGGAGACGGCCAGCTGCACACCACGTGCGATCAGCATGCGTTCCGAGTGATCACGCGAGCGCTGCGGCTCCTGCACCGTAACGCCCGACCCAGAGGCGAGTCCGGCGAGCATCAGCGCCCCCTTCACCTGCGCACTGGCGTGCGTATTCACAAAGGTGATCGCCGAGAGCGGCATGCCATGCACGCGCATCGGCAACCCATCATGTCCACTCGCGCCTTCAAAGTCGACTCGCGCGCCCATCTGCGTGAGCGGCGCGGCGATACGGCGCATGGGGCGACGACTCAGGCTCGCGTCGCCCTCGAAGCGCGCGACACGACCGGCGAGTCCGGCTACGAGTCCGGCGATCAACCGGGTCGTGGTACCGCTGTTGCCGCAGTCGAGTGCGGACTCGGGCGAATGCAACGCCTCGACACCACGTCCCTGCACCACAAAGTCGTCGCTGAGTGCCGGAATGTCTGCGCCCATGGCGCGCAAGGCGCCGGCCGTAGCGTGCACGTCGGCCGACGCGAGGATGTCGCGAATACGGGTGGGACCGCTCGCCATGGCGGCGAAGATCAGCGACCGATGGCTGATCGACTTGTCACCCGGAGCGCGGATGATACCGCGTACCGCCAATGGCGAGCGGGACGTGCTCACCGCAACCACGCCTCGAGCGCGGTCGCGGCGTCGGTCTTGTCGTCGCGGTACTTCACGATCACGGGCGTCTGCAGCGACAGCCCCTGCGCCTCGCCGAACGCCGAGCTGACGCGACGCGCACCGGGCACGACCACCGCGCCTTCGGGAATGATCAACGGCTGGTCGGCGGTGGCGCGGTGCACTGTTTCTTTCACGAGGTCGTACACCGGCGTGCCGCGCGTGAGAATCACGCCGGCGCCCAGCACAGCTTTCGCCCGCACCACGGTGCCTTCGTACACCCCGCAGTTTCCGCCGACGATCACATCGTCCTCGATGACGACGGGGGACGCGTTGATCGGCTCCAGCACGCCGCCGATCTGCGCCGCCGCACTCAGGTGCACCCGCTCGCCGATCTGCGCGCATGATCCAACCAGGGCGTGCGAATCGACCATCGTGCCGCGACCGACATATGCACCGACGTTGATGTACATCGGCGGCATGCAGACGACGTTCGGCGCGAGGTACGCACCACGCCGCACCGTGGAACCACCGGGCACGATGCGCACCTGATTCTCGACGCGGAACTCACGCGTGGGATACGTGTGCTTGTCGAGGAAGTGGAACGGCGCCTGCCCTGGCATCTCGATCACACGACCGATGCGGAAGCCGAGGAGGATGGCGCGCTTCACCCACGGCACCGCGTGCCATGTCCCGTCTGCGTCGCGCCGCGCCGCTCGAATCTCACCGCGCTCCATCAGCGCCAATGCGTGATCGAACAGCGTCTGCGCGTCGGACGGTAGTGCCGCGCCGCCATCGAGCAGGTGCGGATCGTTGAAGCGCGATTCGAGATCGGTCAGCGAGAAGGCCATGAGAACAGAATCGGGTAGAAGTGAAGATCGACGGGTGCGACGTTACGCCGCGAGGGCGCCGGCCTGCACGAGCGCCGCGCGAAGCAGTGGGTGGTGTGTCGCGAGCAGCGGAACCAGCGGCAGGCGCAGCTGGTTCCGCATACGTCCCATCATCGCGAGCATCGCCTTTGCCGGAATGGGATTCGACTCGATAAAGGCGGCATGCGTGACCGGCGCCAGCACGGCATCGAGACGCCGAGCGTCCGCCAGATCGCCACGCGCCATTGCCTCGCAGAGAGCCGACATCACGGCCGGAACAACATTGGAAATCACCGAGATGACGCCGTCGCCTCCATGCGCCATGACACTGAGCGTGAGCCCGTCGTCGCCGGACAGCACGGCGAAATGCTCGGGTCGTTCACGAAGGATCTGCGTGATCTGCGCAAGGTTGCCCGATGCTTCCTTCACGGCGACGAAGCGCGGATCTGCCGCGAGTTCCAGACAGCTGCTGGCCTCGAGATTGATCGCCGTGCGACCGGGCACGTTGTAGATCACGATCGGCAGGTCGCACGCGTCGGCGATGGCGCGGAAGTGCGCGAGCATCGCACGCTGCGGCGGCCTGTTGTACATCGGCGTGACATGCAACAGGTGCGTGGCACCGATCGATTTCATCTCGAGCGACGTCGCGATCGCGCGCTGCGTATCGTTCGAGCCGGCGCCGGCAATCACCGGCACGCGCCCGTTCACTTGCTCCACGGTGATCTCGACCACGCGACGATGCTCCGCCGGCGCGAGCGTGACCGCCTCCCCCGTCGAGCCGCACGGTATCACCATGTGCACCCCTTCCGTGACCTGCCACTCGACAAATGCCCGGAGGGACACTTCGTCGATGGAACCATCCGCCAGGAATGGCGTGACGAGTGCGGTACCGCACCCGAAGAGCCGCTGCGCCATCGTCGTTCCGCGCTGAGAGGTCAGGACATCGCCTGGCTCGATGCCAGGACGTCACGCATCGTGTACACCCCGGGCGCGCGCGCGCCCGCGAGCCACCGGGCTGCCGTAAGCGCGCCGTCGGCGAACACGCGCCTATCGCGCGCCTCATGCACGAGACGAATCTGCTCGAAGGGAGCATCGAAGATGATCTCGTGCGTGCCCGGCACCGAGCCGGTGCGGACGCTGGTGATCGGCACCTCACGCCCGAGCCCCTCGCGCAAACGGTCGGCGATGGCGATGCCGGTTCCCGAGGGCGCATCGAGCTTCGCCATGTGGTGCGTCTCGATCACGTGCGCGTCGAACCCAGACACCTGTCGCGCGCGTTGGGCCGCGTCTTCCGCCATCGCGAGAAACAGCTGCACGCCGATGCTGAAGTTTGGCGACCACAGGGCGGCACACTGTGCCTCACGCGCCGCGGCCTCGACCGCCGGCAATTGCGCCGACCATCCGGTGGTGCCGATGACCACAGGGCACCGCACACCAAGCAGCACGATGGCGTTGGCTACCGACGACTCCGGCGTCGTAAACTCGATGGCGACCTGCGCGCCGTGCAGATCGGCGGCCGTGATCCCGTTCGACATCTCAGCCGCATCAAGGCGAGCCACGACCGTGCAGCCCCGCTCGGGAGCCAGCGCGTCAAGCGCGTGCCCCATGCGTCCCATGCCGATCAGCGCCACGCGCACCGGCAGACCGACGGTCGGTGCGCCGACTGTGGATGGGATGCTCATGACGACCGCTCGAAGAATGCGGCGTGCAGTCGCTGCATGGCCGGCACTACCTGCTCGTCGTCGATCACCAGTGTGAAGTTGATACCGGTGGCACTGAGCGACGCCATGTACACCGGAATCGGTCCGAGGGCGATCAGCGCGTCGGCGATCGCCCGGCTGCCGTCGGCAATCCCGGCGCCGACAATGGCCACGATGCCGCTACGACGTTCCACCGCCACGTCGCCGAACGCCGCGAGATCCTGCAGAATGGCGCCAAGATTCGTGGCATCGTCGAGCGTCACCGACACCGACACTTCTGAGGTCGTCACCACGTCAACGGAGGTGCGATGCGTTTCGAACACCTCGAACACACGACGCAGGAAGCCCGGTGCCAGCAGCATGCGCGAGGAGCGAAGCTTCACGAGCGTCGTGCTGCGCTTGCCCGCGATCGCACGCACAGGAAGTCGGGGGGCGTCGAATGCGATCATGGTACCCTTCCCTTCCGGCTTGCGCGAATTGAACACGAACACCGGGATACCACGCTGCACCGCCGGCGCAATCGTGGCGGGATGCAGCACTTTCGCGCCGAACGCGGCAAGTTCCGCCGCCTCGTCGAAGCTGATCCGCTCGATCAGCTGCGCACCGGGAATGACACGCGGATCGGCCGTCAACATGCCGTCCACGTCCGTCCAGATCTCGATCGCCGTCGCGTCGATGGCCGCCCCGATCAGCGACGCCGTATAGTCCGACCCACCGCGGCCCAGCGTCGTGGTCACGCGCCCGGGTGCCGACCCGACAAAGCCGCCCATCACAGGAATCTTTCCCTGCTGCAGGAGCGGGAGGAGATGTTCCTGCGTCGCGAGCGCGATGGCCTCGACATCGGGCTCGGCGCGCGTGAAAAAATCGTTTGTCTTCATCACATCGCGCGCATCGATCCAGACGGACGGATACCCACGCTGTCGGAATGCCGCGGCGACGATCTGCGACGAGAGCAGCTCGCCGATCGCCGCCACCGTATCGAGTGAGCGCGGCGTGAGATAACCCAGCGTCCGGAAGGCTTCCGCCAGATGCGCCAGCTCATCGAAGCTGGCGCTGATCTCGAGGGCCAACTCGACGGCTTCCGGCGCACCGCCCAGCAGCGCCTGTACCTCGCGCAAATGGCGATCGCGTAGCTGTTCGACCAGCTGCAGCGCGCCGAGCAACTCACCACCCGCCGCCTTGTGCGCGACATCGAGCAGGACGTTGGTGGCGCCACCCAGCGCCGAGACCACCACCACTGGACCGCTGGACTGCTTGCTGACGATGACGTCGACCACGCGGTTGATCGCGGCGGCATCGGCCACCGAGGTGCCGCCGAACTTGGCGACGATCACGACGCGACCAGCCCGTCGAGCTGACCGGTGGTCACCAATAGTTCGGCGTTGAGTATCGA
Protein-coding regions in this window:
- a CDS encoding acyl-CoA carboxylase subunit beta, which encodes MSQSSTMRQKLERLAIARDASEQGGGAVRLAAQHAKGKLSARERLDVLLDEGTFVEIDRFVTSRSLADGEAPIYGDGVVAGHGRIEGRIVYVFSQDFTVFGGSLSEAHAAKICKIMDLAVRNGAPVIGLNDSGGARIQEGVVSLGGYADIFLRNTMASGVVPQISAILGPCAGGAVYSPAITDFIYMVRGTSYMFVTGPNVVKTVTHEDVTMEQLGGADTHAGTSGVAHFACDSELACLQQIRELFRFVPSNNVDDPPRGSGRDPRDRREESLLDVIPDNPNKPYDMHEVIGRIVDDGEFYEVQPDYAGNILIGFAHLGGYSVGIVANQPAVLAGVLDINASLKAARFVRFCDCFNIPLVTFEDVPGFLPGVTQEHGGIIKHGAKLLYAYCEATVPKLTVITRKAYGGAYDVMSSKHIRGDYNVAWPTAEIAVMGPKGAVEILYKKEIAEASDPQAAMDARVAEYTEKFANPYNAAARGYVDDVIDPRDTRPRLIDALDALRGKRDRNPPKKHGNLPL
- a CDS encoding energy transducer TonB, whose amino-acid sequence is MPIISHPRIASMSLTLRRSLIPAIATLLFAGPFARTAAAQDDKVYPISELTNPPKLSSAVQAARLISESYPADLKSRGVGGMVELQFVVDSKGKVEAGSVEVVDATQTALGEAAKKVVARLDFQPGKLNGAAVKTKVVLPIIYKP
- a CDS encoding PEP-CTERM sorting domain-containing protein, with translation MKKISMAVGAAIALAGVTAPAQAQITAVNGINACFSGQTAGSVAGCNSNSTSWTIPNDKFMFDRAPDIQGQGTSSQKGISFSGNTSNVFNLGWFRLDNGSDWTTTANQTAKLTFDLYLNNSASVGVSYNALTVNWLYQGNQDERYKFTGAGWSSAFTVGAEQFEFAVVGYDWPHPGSSSEYCSSYDAVPTAASANSNSGSYKDATSGAIGGKLCGQFRRVSSPNIQTVPEPSTYALMGAGLLGIFGFARRRNRNA
- a CDS encoding 30S ribosomal protein S1, which codes for MSTELSPELAAELNAALNADMDELDAEPAHNKLTPREKRDLQKSQLRPLANRRPELYEEDEFTSDEYERMLELYNGTLASIEEGEIVKAHVLEIRENLVVLDIGFKSEGTIPLEEFKDMPDLKVGDEVEVLLEHLEDQEGSVVLSKKKADFMRVWERIRVAYESDMPVEGTLVKKIKGGVVVDLMGVDAFLPGSQIALRRVPNIDELLGHKYEFKIIKLNKRRRNIVVSRRVILEQERAGKREKLMKELSKDQVRKGVVKNITDFGAFIDLGGVDGLLHITDMSWGRISHPSEMVQIGMELEIKVLDIDWERERISLGLKQLQSYPWKDVAAKYPVGTRVNGKVVSITNYGAFIELEPGIEGLVHISEMSWTRNVRHPSKIVSIGEAIEAVVLKVDETEEKISLGMKQTEQDPWVILPLKYPVGTRINGKVRNLTSFGAFVEIEPGIDGLIHISDMSWTKRVQHPSEVVKKGDAVDVVILNIDSENKRISLGLKQAEEDPWLRIGETYPVGTELPGKVVRLMDKGVVVDLGNDIEGFVPVSQLNPEGTVTNPADFAWETMNLVMRVLEVDPIHRRIVLAVTSVPEEQPPKPAEPSKVHSSEDEIGL
- the aroA gene encoding 3-phosphoshikimate 1-carboxyvinyltransferase; the protein is MSTSRSPLAVRGIIRAPGDKSISHRSLIFAAMASGPTRIRDILASADVHATAGALRAMGADIPALSDDFVVQGRGVEALHSPESALDCGNSGTTTRLIAGLVAGLAGRVARFEGDASLSRRPMRRIAAPLTQMGARVDFEGASGHDGLPMRVHGMPLSAITFVNTHASAQVKGALMLAGLASGSGVTVQEPQRSRDHSERMLIARGVQLAVSDDGVMLPPGQTLTAVDVVVPSDPSSATFFAALAALADEGELRLENVCLNPTRTGAFDVLRRMGVRIDTEEARTIGGESIGTLVVFPALLRATSIGGAEIPRCIDELPMLACVAARAVGETRITDAGELRVKESDRIRAVVENLRRLGVDAEELPDGMRIVGSQASLSGHVVTHGDHRLAMAFGILGAIPGNRITIDDPGCVSVSYPTFWRDLAQAIGPATANADQAPSPPGGPRPLVIAIDGPAASGKSSTAQWVAQLLNVHHVDSGAFYRAVTLLALGTGVAPDQWTPEAVLAQAYRITWRLTERSVLPVVDGTVQDEAMRDAPVTRQVSRVAQMAAVRHWVNDQVRAAGAATDVVVDGRDIGTAVFPTAALKVFLVADPWERARRRLIQRLGRRPNDAEIAEETEALVARDALDAAQSAPARDAITIDTTTVTQEEQVERIVALAKATRDRLRGH
- a CDS encoding 2,3,4,5-tetrahydropyridine-2,6-dicarboxylate N-succinyltransferase; this encodes MAFSLTDLESRFNDPHLLDGGAALPSDAQTLFDHALALMERGEIRAARRDADGTWHAVPWVKRAILLGFRIGRVIEMPGQAPFHFLDKHTYPTREFRVENQVRIVPGGSTVRRGAYLAPNVVCMPPMYINVGAYVGRGTMVDSHALVGSCAQIGERVHLSAAAQIGGVLEPINASPVVIEDDVIVGGNCGVYEGTVVRAKAVLGAGVILTRGTPVYDLVKETVHRATADQPLIIPEGAVVVPGARRVSSAFGEAQGLSLQTPVIVKYRDDKTDAATALEAWLR